From Sporolactobacillus pectinivorans:
CATTAAAGACAGTGCACGCAGAAACGCACTGAAATTCAGCACGACATATTCTAATGCCGGTTTTATGGGCATCCCTCTCGTCAGCAGTATTCTGGGATCTTCCGGTGTCTTTTTTGCCACACCTTATCTTGCCGGATTCAATCTTTTATGCTGGACGCACGGCATCAGCCTCTATCGAACGCATCAGTCAAAAAAAAGAATCATTGAAAACATGTTTAACCCCAATATTTTGGCCATTTTTATCGGTTTTGGACTTTTCCTGTTTTCGATCAGGCTGCCGGCTTTGCTTGCAACAGGCGTTACATATCTCAGCAACTTAAACACCCCGCTCAGTATGATCGTAATCGGGGACAGTATGGCTTCCGTGTCACCTCTGGGTTTGTTTGCCGATAAATTAATCTGGCCGGGAATTGTGATGCGCAATCTGATCGTCCCGACTGGAACACTGGTTTTGCTTCATTTTACCGGTATCGGTCAAACCGTACTGCTTACGACAGTGCTTCTGTCATCCTGCCCGGTGGCAGGGATAGTCATACTATTTGCCCTGCTCAATGATTCGGACACAGCTTTTCCGACACGGCTCATGACTGTGTCCACACTGCTTTCTATTATCACCATTCCACTGGTTGCAGCCCTAGCTGTTTTATGAGCAGCAGAACGAGTTTTATTTTTTTAGAGTGTAAAAAAACGTCTGCATCATAATAAGCGCGGACGTTTTTCTATCGGTTCATGGAGTAGTTTTTAAGTTGCGATTACCGCTGGGCCGACCAAAACCATGCGTCGGATCTCGTCATTTGATCACCGCTTGCTTTTTTGCTTTCGGAAAGTTTTGATGACAGATCCATAAACCAGTCGCGGTCGGATGTGATCAATGCCAGATCAGTCATACTCCGCAGCTGGTCATTGTTCATTGGCAGAATAGGGAAAGGCTTGATCAGATAATTCAGGGTCTCTACTGTCCGGCCGACCGTCGACTCACGGTCACAGGCGACAACATTAACCTTTACGGTACCTTCATCGCTGTCAAAATCGACAATATAGCCATACATCAGCTCTCCGTTGACTGTTCTTCCCTTAACCCAGTCACCCTTATTCCACTTGGATTCCTGCTTCATGATCATTCACCACCGATCCTGTTATTTAAAGGGTTTCTCGGGCTGCCCATATCGACCGGCACCGGAATTTTCCCCAACAATAAATGGCTTGTCTTATTCTTCGTCACTTTTCCCAATTGCTTAAGGAGAGAATCAATCGTCCACTGACCGAGATAGATTTCAAGCAACCTTTCCGCCTGGGAAAACGTCTGATCCAGCACGCGCTGAATACCAGCAACCTCTTCATCTTTTCCACGCTCACCGAAGCTGGAACACCAGCTCAATTTCAGCGCAGAACAAGACGTGATTCTGTAAATTCTGGCCAGTGTGCAATCAGCCGGATTACAACTTAACCGATAGCCACCGCCCAACCCTTCCTTAGTCGCTACAAGACTGTTATTGCGCAAAAGGCTCATAATCTTCCGCACCCGGGCAGGATGCGTGTGCACTTTTTCCGACAGCGATTCGCTGTTCCAAATTTGGTCCGGGACGCTTGCCAACAGGATCAGACAATGGACGGCGATAGTAAATTCACTGTTCATATGATCGATTCCTCTTCATAAAGATTAGTGTAATTATAGTAGATACAGTTTATAAAATCAATCTATAAACTATCAAAAATTGCACTGGAAATTTTTTCCTCAAATTATTTGATAAATTCGAAACGATCCCCTTTGGCCCAACCAAAAACGCGAAATGCTTCCAGGCAGTTGGTGATGGGATGGTAATCTGTTTTTGTTATACCGCTCTTTATCCGGCTGGTTCTCCGGTTTTTTCGATCCAAATGAGCATACCATCCACCATATATGTGATCAATAAAATAGGACCAGCAATAATAGAACATTTTCTGATAGAGTTCTAGGAAATACGGATCACCGGTCTTAGCTGCAAGAAGAGCAGAAGCGCCGATTGTTTCCGCCATAACCCAGTAATACTTGCCGTCATCAATGACACTGCCATCCGGAACAATGGAGAAGAACAGCCCGCCATATAAATCGTCTTTCCCTGCCTGCCATGCCTGCAGGAACAAATGCTGCGCCCCGTTCACAATCCAGAGGTCAGAATAATAATCAGAGAGTTTGATCAGTAGCTTACTCCACTCGATCGAATGCCCGGGGATAAATCCATATAACCTGAACTCATTGCCGGCATATGCCTCGTGGTATGTCCAGTCCGGCTGCCAATTCCATCTGTATTGTTCCCAAATCATCCCGTATGTTTCTCCGGTAAGGCAAACGGTTACGGTATAAGCCAGACGATAGGCGGTTTGGAGAAATTTACGGTCACCGGTTGCCTCAAAAGCTGCGATCATGGCTTCGCACAGATGCATGTTGGCATTCTGGCCTCTGTATGGGTCGACTGAGCTCCAATCTTCACTCAGTCGATCGACGTAAAGGCCGGTTACGCTGTCCCGGAAATATTGATTCAGCAGATTAAAAATATCATCGATCAATGGACGTACGTATGTAAAACCGGCTTTGTACGCAGTCGATAACGCAAGCAGGACAAACGCGTGTCCATAGGCATACTTTCCGGTATCCGGGACATACCTGCCCTTAAGCAGCCAGTAGTAACCGCCATGCGTCTCATCACGGAAACCGTCGTTCAGGAACCGAAGCCCATGTTCCACCGCACTTCTCCACACTGACGGACCGCCAACTAGGACACCCGTACTGAAAATATAAATAAAGCGTGCTGTGCCAACGAGTGACTTATTCAGCTCGTCGCAAACCGTGCCGTCATCAAGATAGCAATGGAAGTATCCCCCGGCGCGATCAATACAGCGTGGAAAATAAAAATCAACAGTCTGCAGAATATGAAGGCGCAACCATTCCGAGCTGAAAAAATCGAGAAGCGTATCTAAAGAGCCGGTCAGAATAAACACCTCTTCCTGTTCTGAAAGATGCATATGCCGGAACACGCTGTTTATACACTTAAAAATCATCGCTTATTAACACGGCAGTATCATTATTTAGAAAATTGACCTCCGGTGCAGATCATCTACTGGCTCAAGACTCCTCCTGCCATCCCTTGCAGACATCCACCCATTCCTTCGCATTCCCAAATTTGTAAAGCTCATCAATGCTCAATTCAATCGCCGAGTTGCTGCTGCCGCATGCCGGGAACACTGTTCCAAAGCGCTTCAGTGATTCATCCATGAATACGGGCCAGTCCTTATTCAGAGCAAACGGACATACGCCACCCACGGCATGTCCCACCAGATCCAGAGTCTCTTCGGGCGAGAGCATATGCGCTTTAAATCCGAAAGTATGGCGAAACTTCTTGTTATCAATTTTAGCATCGCCAGCAGATACAACCAGCATTGCCCCTTCCTTATCCTCCCCGCGGAAAGCAAGCGTCTTGGCAATACGCTCCGGTTCCACATGCAGATGCTCCGCAGCCAGATCTACCGTAGCACTGGAAAGTTTAAGTTCAATAATATCCTTTTCACGGCTGAATTGTCGGAAATAAGCCCTGACATTTTCCACAGACATTCAAATTCCTCCGTTTCCACAACTTTTTCATTAGATTTCAGTGTAGCAAAAATAGTGAATAAGTCAACGACTGGCCAACCAAATCCTTTTGCAAAAAGAGAAAAACTATTATAAATTATAATTACATCCGAAAACGCAATCCGGAACGCGCCGGAAAACGAACGGAGTGAAACGAAGAAGGGGTAGCCATGGCGGAGTATTTAACTGGAAAAGAAATCTGCAGCAGATACAGCGATATTGAAAACGATGCATTCGGGACGGAAGATCACCGGTTCGCCCTGATGACGGTCAACAAGGAATCTCTTTATGATGCACCCTGTCCATTCAGCAGCAACGGAAAAAATTTGATGACCTTCAAGGAATGGGAAAATCATCCCGAGAATTATGACGATTACCATACCGACAACGTCAAACAAATGATCGACTATATCCATGAGGGCGGAAAGTTTTCACCGCTGATCTGCGATAAAGAATTCGGGCTTTACGACGGTCAGCACCGGCTGACCGCTTACAGCATGATCCCGGAAATCCAGAATGTCCGGATCTATAAAGAAATCTGACAACCGGTCAGGAGAAGCGGGAAGATATTTTCCTCCCCGCTTTTTTTAGTTTCCCAGGCAAATTGAAACAGCCGCAAATTTAGTGCTTTTTTGTCCTGTTTCTCTGTTTATTTGTCTTAATTGGATTTACAAATATGCTCATCATAAAGAAGCTACTCATCTGCTTACAAATGAGTAGCTTCTTATATTATTATCGCTTCACTGCTTTTAAAGAAAGCTACTTTTATCAGTTACCAGTAGCTCTACTTTAAAGCACTTTGCTTAAAAATGCCTTTGTCCGCTCCTCCTGCGGGTTGCTGAACAATTCGTGCGGTTCATTTTCTTCCACGATATAACCGCCATCCATGAAGATAACGCGGTCGCCAACTTCACGGGCAAAGCCCATCTCATGAGTCACTACCACCATCGTCATGCCGTCCTTGGCCAGGCGTTTCATAACATCCAGTACATCGCCGACCATTTCCGGATCGAGGGCCGAAGTGGGTTCATCAAAAAGCATCATTTTCGGTTCCATGGCGAGCGCCCTGGCAATGGCAATCCGCTGTTTCTGCCCGCCGGACAGGGAATCCGGATAGGCATCTGCTTTTTCTTCAAGACCGACTTTTTTCAGCAATTCAATCGCGGTTTTTCTTGCCTGCTCTTTTGAAATCTTCTTAACTTTCATCGGAGCAAGCATTATATTGTCAAGCACGGTCATATGCGGAAAAAGATTAAACTGCTGGAAAACCATACCGACATCCTGGCGAATTTTATTGATATTCGCTTTTTTATCAGAAATGTCTTTATCCTCGATATATACATGCCCTGATGTAATCGTTTCAAGCTGATTAATACAACGAAGCAAGGTCGACTTTCCGGAACCGGACGGACCGATAACCACCACGACCTCCTGCTTTTCAACATCGAGGTTGATACTTTTCAGCACTTCGTTTTCTCCGAAGGACTTCTTCAGATTCTCTACTTTTATCATCATTTTGTTGCCATCCTTCTTTCCAGAAGATGTACGAGGGAACTCATTGTCAGGGTCAGAATGAGGTAGATCAGGGCAATGGTCAGATAAGGTTCCCAAACCAGGGTATATTGCGCATTCATCGCCTGTGCCCAGTATGTAAGCTCAGGCGCGGCAATAGCCGACACCAGCGACGAGTCTTTGATTAAGCTGATAAACTCATTGCCCATCGGCGGAAGCACACGCTTGACAGCCTGGGGCAAGATGATATAACGCATCGCCTGACCGTGCGTCATTCCCAGAGAGCGGGCCGCTTCCATCTGTCCGTCATCAATCGATTGAATACCCGCCCGGAACACTTCTGCAATGTATGCAGCTTCGTTCAGAGACAGGGCGACAATACCTGCTACAATTGCATTTGCCTGACCCAGAATCTTTGGGACAACACCAAAATGAATGATCAGAATCTGAACAAATAATGGCGTCCCGCGAAAAAAAGTAATATAGCAGACAAAGGGCGCGGCAAGCACCTTGCTCTTCATCATTTTTCCAAATGCTATACCGAGACCGATAATTGTTCCAAAAACAATACCTGCGAGTGAGAAACCAATAGTTAGGAGTGCTCCACTCCAGAAAAAAGGCAGATAGCCCCAGATTAAATCAAAACGAAATCCCAAATAAATCCTCCCCTAACCTCAAAAAGTTGCCTAACACGCTGTTAAGCAACTTTTTGGCTATTCACTTTCCCATTTTTATTTATTTGTTTTGCTGTGCCTTTAATGTCGCAAGATCCGGCTTGCTCTTAAACCATTTTTCATAAATCTTGGTATAGGTTCCGTCACTGTAGATCTTGTTGATCGCTTTGTCAAAAACAGGTTTCAGCTTACTGTCCTTTGGATACATAATACCGTAAAATTCAGGGACAAAAGCATTCTTATCTTCAACAACTTTCAGATTCTTGCCTGGATTGAGCCGCGCGTATTGTTCAATAACCGTGTTGTCGGCAACAACTGCGTCTGCGCCATGGTTCAGCATCTCCATAATAGCCAGGCTGATCGTGCTGAATTTCTTGATATTCGGGCTGTTTTTCCCAAGGATTTTCTCCACTGCAGTCTGGCCTGTGGTCCCGGTCTGAACAGCCACTGTCTTCCCTTTCAAATCAGCGCCCGATTTAATCGAGCTGTTCTTTGGAACCAGAATCTTGTTTGTCGAAAGGAAGTAAGGAACAGAAAAGTCATATGTCTTTTCACGGTCGCTCGTGATCGAAATCGCCGAGATACTCATGTCAGCCGTCTTTGCTTTCAGTTCGGCAAATACCGGATTCCAGCCGACATTGACAAGATTATATTTGTAACCGGATGCTTTACCCAAGGCCTTCATAATATCGACATCGAATCCGACCATCTGGCCCTTGTCCAAGTATTCAAACGGCGCATAAGTCGCATCATTCACGACACGCAGCGTTTTCTGAGATGCCGTGCCCTTGCTTGAACTCCCGGTACTGCTGCTGGATGCACAAGCCGTCAGAGCTAGTACCAGTACCAAAATAATAGAAAGCATTGAAAATCTCTTTAACATATTTGTATTGCCCCCCTGTTTCTGTTTCATAATCAATTCTCGAATTAAATTAGTTATAATTATACCCTCATTTTTTTATTATTGGCAAGATGATGTTGAATTTTTAAAAAATTTCCAATTTGCCGGTATATCCTGTCGTTTTCTAAATCTTTATTCCGATAAAGAAAACTTGCCGATTGACAAGCCTTTAGGCAATGCCAGAGACCTAGTTGCACTTACACTTTAATCCTTGAAATTTTTATACTCTCTTAAAGTGTAAAGAAAACTTGGCAAAACCAAGCCTCTGGCGCGGACTGAGCCTTAATTACGACATCCAGGGATGGCCTCATGCTGAACATGCCACAGGACGTACTTCCCGCAGGATACGGTGACTCCGACGTTGTGCACAGGATGTGCACGTCCTTAGTCGAAGATCCGATATCTGTTCGGCCGCTTATACTATAATCCGCTAAAATTTTAGTACAAAAAAGGATCGAAGCAATTTTGCTTCGATCCTTAAATTTGCTTCGATTATGGATTCTAATCTAATCAGCCGATAACTTTGACCCGTTCGTCAATGAGCTGGAATTCCTTTGGACCTGCAGGCGCTGCGATGTTACCAAAAGGCATCTGGCCACGCAGTTTCCAGCTTGCAGGTAGCGCAAATGTATCACGCACTGCATCGTCAATCAGCGGATTGTAGTGCTGAAGCGAACCGCCGATACCAATATTGGCAAGTGCCGACCACACGGCAAACTGAGTAATACCCGTGCTATGTTCCGACCATACAGGGAAGTTGTCGGCATATAATGGAAAGTTCTTCTGCAGGCCTTCCACTACATCCATATCTTCGAAATAGAGGATTGTGCCGACTCCGGCATTGAACGAAGCGAGCTTCTTAGCTGTTGAATCAAACGACTGGCCTTCCGGCAGAACCTTACGAATGGCCTGCTCGGCAATGCCGCCCTCACCCCACAGCTTATCATTTTCTGCGCCGAACAGAATCGCAATGCGAGCAGACTGAGAATTGAAAGCCGACGGGGAATTCTTTACCGCTTCTTCAATTGTTGCCACTATTTCTTCCTTGCTTGATTTAACGTTCTTGTCGAGCGCGTAGATCGAGCGGCGCTTTTTAATTCCATCCAGAAATTCATTAGATTTGATGAATGCTTGCAATGTACTTGACATGTAACAGACTCCTTCACTTATTTATTTTCTGATTCTTACTTAAGTATAGTGTAACGGCATAAAAAAGTAAATTAATTTGTCGTTTCTTCCTGAGTACCGGTGGCAAACCATTTATCTGCCCAATGGTGCACTTCATCGAGGACTGGTTTGATCTCCCTGCCTTTTTCAGTGAGATGATAGGTAACCTGCACGGGGTAGCCGGTATCAACACAGCGCTCAACAATTTCCTGGCTCTCAAGTTCTCTCAGCCGTGCGGCCAGCATCCGGTCACTGAGCTCCGGTATCGCATCGGCAATAATGCTGAAGTGACTCTCACCTTTTAAAAGCACTTCGATAATCAGACCATTCCATTTTTTCCCCAGAACTTGAAAAGCCCGCTCAAATTTCGGACAGACAGACAGATCCCTTTCCATGTTCATCACTCCTAACTATATTGTACTATAACAATCAAAAATAACCTACTCACAGAAACTCACAGAAAATAATTCTTATCAGTTTTCAGAATAGTAACCAAATATTATGAGAAGCAGGGGGAATTCACACGTCCCGGCATAAAAAAATAATAGTTGTTTCTGCATCGCTATATTTTTCCTGAATTTTATTTCATTATATCACGGGCTTCGACTCATCGTTGAGAGATAGATAGCCATCATCCTCGAAATTATTTCCGCCTTTATTCCGTCCATAAAAACGTATAATTTCCTGTATTCCTTCATATAGAAAACA
This genomic window contains:
- a CDS encoding AEC family transporter, producing MEFAVILHQVIVIFMLMVVGFFAHKWQFIHKTGAKDMTKILLYIVSPCVILKAFQRPFSADRLNGLVISLICILVVYGFSILAARFIFNNSFIKDSARRNALKFSTTYSNAGFMGIPLVSSILGSSGVFFATPYLAGFNLLCWTHGISLYRTHQSKKRIIENMFNPNILAIFIGFGLFLFSIRLPALLATGVTYLSNLNTPLSMIVIGDSMASVSPLGLFADKLIWPGIVMRNLIVPTGTLVLLHFTGIGQTVLLTTVLLSSCPVAGIVILFALLNDSDTAFPTRLMTVSTLLSIITIPLVAALAVL
- a CDS encoding Rrf2 family transcriptional regulator, whose product is MNSEFTIAVHCLILLASVPDQIWNSESLSEKVHTHPARVRKIMSLLRNNSLVATKEGLGGGYRLSCNPADCTLARIYRITSCSALKLSWCSSFGERGKDEEVAGIQRVLDQTFSQAERLLEIYLGQWTIDSLLKQLGKVTKNKTSHLLLGKIPVPVDMGSPRNPLNNRIGGE
- a CDS encoding AGE family epimerase/isomerase; the encoded protein is MHLSEQEEVFILTGSLDTLLDFFSSEWLRLHILQTVDFYFPRCIDRAGGYFHCYLDDGTVCDELNKSLVGTARFIYIFSTGVLVGGPSVWRSAVEHGLRFLNDGFRDETHGGYYWLLKGRYVPDTGKYAYGHAFVLLALSTAYKAGFTYVRPLIDDIFNLLNQYFRDSVTGLYVDRLSEDWSSVDPYRGQNANMHLCEAMIAAFEATGDRKFLQTAYRLAYTVTVCLTGETYGMIWEQYRWNWQPDWTYHEAYAGNEFRLYGFIPGHSIEWSKLLIKLSDYYSDLWIVNGAQHLFLQAWQAGKDDLYGGLFFSIVPDGSVIDDGKYYWVMAETIGASALLAAKTGDPYFLELYQKMFYYCWSYFIDHIYGGWYAHLDRKNRRTSRIKSGITKTDYHPITNCLEAFRVFGWAKGDRFEFIK
- a CDS encoding YbaK/EbsC family protein, whose product is MSVENVRAYFRQFSREKDIIELKLSSATVDLAAEHLHVEPERIAKTLAFRGEDKEGAMLVVSAGDAKIDNKKFRHTFGFKAHMLSPEETLDLVGHAVGGVCPFALNKDWPVFMDESLKRFGTVFPACGSSNSAIELSIDELYKFGNAKEWVDVCKGWQEES
- a CDS encoding amino acid ABC transporter ATP-binding protein, which codes for MIKVENLKKSFGENEVLKSINLDVEKQEVVVVIGPSGSGKSTLLRCINQLETITSGHVYIEDKDISDKKANINKIRQDVGMVFQQFNLFPHMTVLDNIMLAPMKVKKISKEQARKTAIELLKKVGLEEKADAYPDSLSGGQKQRIAIARALAMEPKMMLFDEPTSALDPEMVGDVLDVMKRLAKDGMTMVVVTHEMGFAREVGDRVIFMDGGYIVEENEPHELFSNPQEERTKAFLSKVL
- a CDS encoding amino acid ABC transporter permease, which produces MGFRFDLIWGYLPFFWSGALLTIGFSLAGIVFGTIIGLGIAFGKMMKSKVLAAPFVCYITFFRGTPLFVQILIIHFGVVPKILGQANAIVAGIVALSLNEAAYIAEVFRAGIQSIDDGQMEAARSLGMTHGQAMRYIILPQAVKRVLPPMGNEFISLIKDSSLVSAIAAPELTYWAQAMNAQYTLVWEPYLTIALIYLILTLTMSSLVHLLERRMATK
- a CDS encoding basic amino acid ABC transporter substrate-binding protein yields the protein MLKRFSMLSIILVLVLALTACASSSSTGSSSKGTASQKTLRVVNDATYAPFEYLDKGQMVGFDVDIMKALGKASGYKYNLVNVGWNPVFAELKAKTADMSISAISITSDREKTYDFSVPYFLSTNKILVPKNSSIKSGADLKGKTVAVQTGTTGQTAVEKILGKNSPNIKKFSTISLAIMEMLNHGADAVVADNTVIEQYARLNPGKNLKVVEDKNAFVPEFYGIMYPKDSKLKPVFDKAINKIYSDGTYTKIYEKWFKSKPDLATLKAQQNK
- a CDS encoding nitroreductase family protein translates to MSSTLQAFIKSNEFLDGIKKRRSIYALDKNVKSSKEEIVATIEEAVKNSPSAFNSQSARIAILFGAENDKLWGEGGIAEQAIRKVLPEGQSFDSTAKKLASFNAGVGTILYFEDMDVVEGLQKNFPLYADNFPVWSEHSTGITQFAVWSALANIGIGGSLQHYNPLIDDAVRDTFALPASWKLRGQMPFGNIAAPAGPKEFQLIDERVKVIG
- a CDS encoding winged helix-turn-helix transcriptional regulator translates to MERDLSVCPKFERAFQVLGKKWNGLIIEVLLKGESHFSIIADAIPELSDRMLAARLRELESQEIVERCVDTGYPVQVTYHLTEKGREIKPVLDEVHHWADKWFATGTQEETTN